A window of the Miscanthus floridulus cultivar M001 chromosome 14, ASM1932011v1, whole genome shotgun sequence genome harbors these coding sequences:
- the LOC136502956 gene encoding uncharacterized protein — translation MPLGQIDLPVTFRDLSNYRTETLTFEVVGFHGTYHVILGRPCYTKFMAVPNYTYLKLKMSGLCGVITIGSSFQHAYECEVKCCDHATAIVASKELAAIRKEVAEEAPDPKLSVGSFELVEGAKEVLIDPCVSKGKVVHIGTMLSSE, via the coding sequence ATGCCACTTGGACAGATTGATCTGCCCGTCACCTTTAGGGATCTgtccaattataggacggagaccctcaccttcgaggtggtcgggttccatggaacctaccatgtcatcctaggacgtccatgctacacgaagttcatggctgtccctaactacacctatctaaagctaaaaATGTCGGGActatgcggggtcatcaccatcggctccTCCTTCCAGCACGCCTATGAATGCGAGGTCAAGTGCTGCGATCATGCcacggcaatcgtcgcctccaaggagcttgcggccattaggaaggaggtcgccgaagaagcacctgaccccaagcTGTCGGTCGGGTCTTTTGAGCTAGtggagggtgccaaggaggtcctcatagacccctgCGTctctaagggcaaagtggtgcacattggcaccatgctttcctccgaatag